In Chryseobacterium oryzae, the genomic stretch TTTGTTACATAAGCCTAAATTGTACTTAAAAGTTCAATTTTGTTTCTTCCCAATTTCAGCTTTCCCGAGTATTCCAATTGTTTTAACAATCTCGAAATGACTACTCTTGCAGTTCCAAGTTCGTTGGCGAGTTGCTCATGCGTTACGGAAATCGTTGTAGAATGAAGGATTTCGGATTTTTTATGGAGAAGATTCAGTAATCTTTCGTCCACTTTTTTAAATGCAATAGCATTGATAATATCCAGCAATTCTTCAAAACGCTTGTGATAAAGCCTGAAGATATAATCCAGCCATTCCGGATATTCTTTGATGAAAAGAGAAACTTTGTCCACGGGGAGAAAAAGAATTTCGGTATCTTCCTCAACTTCAGCTTTTACAATGCTTTTTTCGTTGTGCATTCCGCCGAGAAAAGACATAATGCAACTTTCACCCGCTTTAATGTAATACAACAGAATTTCTCTGCCGTCTTCTTCGGTACGGATGACTTTCAGCATTCCGTTCATCACAATCGGAATAGAACGGATGGACGCATTTTCATCTAAAATAATATCACCTTCACGATACGTTTTTGCAACACCGTTTTTGTAAAGTTTCTCTACCAGTTCCGGCGAAGAAGTAAATTCTGAATTAAGAATAGATGACTGCATATAACGAATTTAGCATTATGAACCTGCAAAGTTCACTAAATTTTATGTTTAATACAATTCCATCATGATTTTTCCCATAAAACTCTGTTTCTTTTTTTAAATAAGATATTTTTATCCGATTAAAGAAGTAACTTTGCTACGATAAAAAAATATTCATTTTCAATTTCAAATACAGTCAAAATGTATAAAAAAATCACCATTGTAGCTTTAATTATTTCCCTTGTTTCAAACGCAGTCCTCATTTACAAATTCTTTTATCAGGGCGAAAAAGTTGAACTTGCAAAAGATGGAAGAACAGAAATAAAAATGCCTAAAGAAAACCGCGAGTTTATAATGAAAGAAATGCGAGGTTTTTTGGAAAGTGTACAGCAAATTAATGAAGGTATTGCTAAAAATGATCCTCAAATTATTGCTAAAGTGGAAAAACAATCCGGAACCTGCAAAATAAATGAAGTTCCACAAGGGATGATACGTTCCCTGCCTCTCGGGTTTAAAGAAATGGGCTTCAATACTCACGAACTTTTTGATGCTATGGCAAAAATGGCTCAAAAAAATTATGACCGACAACAGATTCAGGAAAAAATGAACCAACTCCTCAACAACTGCGTTTCCTGCCATAAAACCTACAAAATAACTGCTGAGTAATTTAACCACAAATACTTAACTTTGTTATACTAGAAAATGTAAATGCTGATTTTTTCCAACACCTGTCAATACGCAATTAAAGCCTGCATTGTTCTCGCCAACGAGAATGAGAAAACCGGAATAAAAGCTATTTCTGAAAAAATTGGTACACCTGCAGCGTTTACTTCCAAAATTTTGCAGCAACTTACAAAAAAAGGACTTATCTCTTCCGGAAAAGGAAAAGGAGGCGGCTTTTTTATGACCGAAGAACAAGTTGAGAAGTTGACGATACAGGATATTTATGAAAATTTTGAAGGAAAAGAAGTTCTCACTTCATGTCTTTTAGGGCTGAAAACGTGCAATTCGCAAAACCCTTGTCCCATACATCATTTAGCGGCTGAAATAAGACAGAAAATCATCATGATGTTTCAGTACAAAATTAAAGAACTGAAGGACTTCGGAACTCTTATGATTTAAATTTCAATGTTTTGAACAAAGTAACAATGGAAATCATCATCACCAACGAAGCAAATAACAGCCAAAATTTCGCACTTAAAAAAGGAATATAAAAGACAGAAAATATCCCTGAAAGTCCTAAAATTAGTTCATTCAAAACAATTCCGAACACCAGCATTAGAATACTTATTTTAAGTATTTTATCGATTTTAATATTGGATACCATTACGATTTTCCAAATCAGGAAAATGCTAATTCCCATCAGCAAAACCAAATGAAGATAGGCAATAATCAGATTTATATTATTGAAGAAAAACACACCCAAAGCTGGTATTACCGACAAACTCTGAAGAACGGATTTCCCCAAAAAAGCCAATCCAACCACAGACAAAAGT encodes the following:
- a CDS encoding Crp/Fnr family transcriptional regulator, yielding MQSSILNSEFTSSPELVEKLYKNGVAKTYREGDIILDENASIRSIPIVMNGMLKVIRTEEDGREILLYYIKAGESCIMSFLGGMHNEKSIVKAEVEEDTEILFLPVDKVSLFIKEYPEWLDYIFRLYHKRFEELLDIINAIAFKKVDERLLNLLHKKSEILHSTTISVTHEQLANELGTARVVISRLLKQLEYSGKLKLGRNKIELLSTI
- a CDS encoding RrF2 family transcriptional regulator encodes the protein MLIFSNTCQYAIKACIVLANENEKTGIKAISEKIGTPAAFTSKILQQLTKKGLISSGKGKGGGFFMTEEQVEKLTIQDIYENFEGKEVLTSCLLGLKTCNSQNPCPIHHLAAEIRQKIIMMFQYKIKELKDFGTLMI